The following proteins come from a genomic window of Ictalurus furcatus strain D&B chromosome 12, Billie_1.0, whole genome shotgun sequence:
- the LOC128615899 gene encoding POU domain, class 2, transcription factor 2-like codes for MFVPLPVPLVLQRAAPDLWRLKAPLPLRSTHDIRMNKAVDDEKTEADFPADSTDSKKNSPKSNDQTQPMKTSPFCFSPAPSHTKVKAGEVPELSSHAPPPPAQPPLPHTQLMLAGSQLAGDIQQLLQLQQLVLMPSHPLQSHAQFLLPQAQAQQSPQGLLSTQNLISLPQQSPGSLLTTPPRLSMQTQKGRDSSMTPSAAAPMSLAATVTSHGEEPSDLEELEQFARTFKQRRIKLGFTQGDVGMAMGKLYGNDFSQTTISRFEALNLSFKNMCKLKPLLEKWLSDAETMAIDSMLPSPGSLSSPMLGFEGLPGRRRKKRTSIETNVRVALERNFITNQKPTSEEILLMAEQLNMEKEVIRVWFCNRRQKEKRINPSSTTPPLPSQPPPATHKPPCYSSHMMSSQGLVQATTSNLNVTGKSPTLTFSKLLLSDTNLILSDLFSLIFSP; via the exons ATATCAGGATGAATAAAGCAGTTGATGATGAGAAGACTGAAGCTGACTTTCCTGCAGACAGCACAG ATTCGAAGAAGAACAGTCCCAAGTCTAATGATCAG ACCCAGCCAATGAAAACAAGCCCATTCTGCTTCTCTCCTGCCCCAAGCCACACCAAG gtTAAAGCAGGAGAAGTCCCCGAGCTCAGTTCCCATGCTCCACCTCCTCCAGCTCAGCCTCCTCTACCACATACGCAGCTCATGTTGGCTGGCAGTCAGCTAGCAGGG GACATTCAGCAGCTGTTGCAGCTGCAGCAGTTGGTGCTGATGCCAAGTCACCCTCTGCAGTCTCATGCCCAGTTCCTCTTGCCCCAGGCACAAGCCCAGCAGAGCCCACAGG GTctgctttcaacacaaaattTGATTTCACTACCTCAGCAAAGCCCTGGATCTCTCCTGACCACTCCACCCAGACTGAGCATGCAAACTCAG AAGGGAAGGGACAGCAGCATGACACCATCAGCAGCTGCACCCATGAGCTTGGCTGCCACAGTAACCTCACACGGTGAGGAGCCGAGTGACCTGGAGGAGCTGGAGCAGTTTGCTCGCACCTTCAAACAAAGGAGGATTAAACTTGGCTTcacccag ggtgatGTGGGAATGGCCATGGGGAAGCTGTATGGTAATGACTTCAGTCAGACCACCATCTCACGCTTTGAGGCGCTCAACCTCAGCTTCAAGAATATGTGCAAGCTCAAACCCCTGCTGGAGAAATGGCTGAGTGATGCAG AAACCATGGCAATAGACAGCATGCTGCCCAGTCCCGGCTCGCTGTCCTCTCCGATGCTAGGCTTTGAGGGGTTGCCTGGACGACGCAGGAAGAAACGCACCAGCATTGAGACAAACGTCCGCGTTGCTCTGGAGCGTAACTTCATCACA AACCAGAAGCCTACCTCAGAGGAGATCCTTCTGATGGCCGAGCAGCTCAACATGGAAAAGGAGGTGatccgtgtctggttctgcaaccGCCGGCAGAAAGAGAAACGCATCAACCCCTCAAGCACCACCCCTCCCCTGCCCAGCCAGCCCCCCCCTGCAACACACAAACCCCCCTGCTACAGTTCACACATG ATGTCCAGTCAGGGACTAGTTCAGGCAACCACATCAAATCTCAATGTGACAGGTAAAAGCCCaactttgacattttcaaaattgCTGTTATCTGACACAAATCTTATTCTGTCAGATTTATTCTCTCTAATTTTCTCTCCGTAG